A window of the Bacteroides thetaiotaomicron VPI-5482 genome harbors these coding sequences:
- the hcp gene encoding hydroxylamine reductase, producing MSMFCYQCQETAMGTGCTLKGVCGKTSEVANLQDLLLFVVRGIAVYNEHLRREGHPSEEADKFIYDALFITITNANFDKAAIIRKIKEGLQLKNELASKVTIANAPDECLWDGNEDEFEEKARTVGVLRTPDEDIRSLKELVHYGLKGMAAYVEHAHNLGYQSPEIFAFMQSALAELTRNDITMEELVQLTLATGKHGVSAMAQLDAANTNSYGNPEISEVNLGVRNNPGILISGHDLKDLEELLEQTEGTGIDIYTHSEMLPAHYYPQLKKYKHLAGNYGNAWWKQKEEFESFNGPILFTSNCIVPPRANASYKDRIYITGACGLEGAHYIPERKDGKPKDFSALIAHAKQCQPPTAIESGTLIGGFAHAQVVALADKVVEAVKSGAIRKFFVMAGCDGRMKSREYYTEFAEKLPKDTVILTAGCAKYRYNKLALGDINGIPRVLDAGQCNDSYSLAVIALKLKEVFGLDDVNKLPIVYNIAWYEQKAVIVLLALLALGVKNIHLGPTLPAFLSPNVKNVLIEQFGIGGISTADEDIMKFLS from the coding sequence ATGAGTATGTTCTGTTATCAATGTCAAGAGACCGCAATGGGTACAGGCTGTACCTTAAAAGGAGTATGCGGAAAAACATCCGAAGTGGCTAACCTGCAAGACCTGCTGCTCTTTGTAGTACGAGGAATCGCCGTGTACAACGAACATCTGCGCCGGGAAGGACATCCTTCTGAAGAAGCAGACAAATTTATCTACGATGCCCTGTTCATCACCATCACTAACGCCAATTTTGACAAAGCGGCCATCATCAGAAAAATAAAAGAAGGACTACAACTGAAAAACGAACTCGCCAGCAAAGTAACCATTGCAAATGCTCCCGACGAATGTCTTTGGGATGGGAATGAAGATGAGTTTGAAGAGAAAGCCAGGACAGTAGGAGTACTTCGCACACCCGACGAAGATATCCGTTCGCTGAAAGAACTGGTACACTACGGACTGAAAGGTATGGCGGCTTACGTTGAGCATGCGCATAACCTTGGATACCAGTCGCCGGAAATCTTCGCCTTTATGCAAAGTGCACTGGCCGAGCTCACCCGCAATGATATTACGATGGAAGAATTGGTTCAGCTTACTTTGGCAACAGGCAAGCACGGAGTTTCCGCCATGGCACAACTGGATGCCGCCAATACAAACAGCTACGGAAATCCGGAAATATCGGAAGTGAATCTAGGTGTCCGCAATAATCCCGGTATCCTTATCAGCGGCCATGATCTGAAAGACCTCGAAGAATTGCTGGAACAGACCGAAGGAACAGGTATAGACATTTACACTCACAGTGAAATGCTCCCCGCACATTATTACCCCCAACTGAAAAAATACAAGCATCTGGCAGGAAACTACGGAAATGCCTGGTGGAAACAGAAAGAAGAGTTTGAAAGTTTCAACGGACCGATCCTGTTTACCAGTAACTGCATCGTTCCTCCGCGTGCCAACGCTTCTTACAAAGACCGTATCTACATCACCGGAGCCTGCGGACTGGAGGGAGCACACTACATCCCCGAACGCAAAGACGGAAAACCGAAAGATTTCTCCGCACTGATTGCACATGCCAAGCAATGTCAACCGCCGACGGCCATCGAAAGCGGAACGTTGATCGGAGGTTTTGCCCATGCACAGGTAGTGGCTTTGGCGGATAAGGTAGTAGAAGCCGTGAAAAGCGGAGCGATCCGTAAGTTCTTCGTTATGGCAGGATGTGACGGACGTATGAAAAGTCGTGAATATTATACCGAATTTGCCGAGAAACTTCCGAAAGATACAGTCATCCTGACTGCCGGTTGTGCTAAATACAGATACAACAAACTGGCTTTAGGTGACATTAACGGCATTCCCCGCGTATTGGATGCAGGGCAATGTAACGACAGTTACTCACTGGCTGTCATCGCACTGAAACTGAAAGAAGTATTCGGATTGGACGACGTCAACAAACTTCCTATCGTATATAACATCGCATGGTACGAACAGAAAGCGGTGATCGTATTGCTGGCATTGCTGGCACTGGGAGTGAAGAATATTCATCTGGGACCTACTCTTCCGGCCTTCCTTTCACCAAACGTAAAAAACGTATTGATCGAACAATTCGGAATCGGTGGCATCAGTACCGCAGACGAAGATATTATGAAGTTCTTGTCATAA
- a CDS encoding Crp/Fnr family transcriptional regulator: protein MTPALTNNPLFRGITPEKLSANLEEISFHTRSYRKGEILARQGDVCNRLVILTKGSVRGEMIDYSGRLIKVEDIAAPRALAPLFLFGEENRFPVEVTANEPTEVIEIPKASVLELFRRNEQFLENYMNLSANYARTLSDKLFFMSFKTIRQKIASYLLRLYKQQQQLQITLDRSQQELSDYFGVSRPSLARELSHMQEDGMIIADRKQITILQKEWLIRLIQ, encoded by the coding sequence ATGACACCTGCACTCACCAATAACCCATTATTCCGGGGGATTACTCCGGAGAAGTTATCCGCCAATCTGGAAGAGATCAGTTTCCACACCCGTTCTTATAGAAAAGGAGAAATACTGGCACGACAGGGAGATGTGTGCAACCGTCTCGTGATACTGACCAAAGGAAGTGTCCGTGGTGAAATGATTGACTATTCCGGAAGACTCATCAAAGTAGAAGACATTGCCGCACCAAGGGCCCTTGCCCCTCTTTTCCTTTTCGGAGAAGAGAATCGCTTTCCGGTAGAAGTGACCGCCAACGAACCGACGGAAGTAATCGAAATCCCCAAAGCCAGCGTACTGGAGCTTTTTCGTAGGAACGAGCAGTTTCTGGAGAATTATATGAATCTATCCGCCAATTATGCCCGTACCCTATCGGATAAGCTTTTCTTTATGTCCTTCAAGACTATCCGGCAAAAGATAGCATCTTATCTGCTACGGTTATACAAACAGCAGCAACAGCTACAGATCACCCTCGACCGCTCGCAACAGGAACTGAGCGATTACTTCGGTGTCTCCCGTCCTTCTCTGGCACGTGAACTGTCGCACATGCAGGAAGACGGTATGATTATAGCCGACCGGAAACAGATTACTATCTTACAGAAAGAATGGCTGATCCGGCTGATTCAATGA
- a CDS encoding sensor histidine kinase, whose product MNRILQQVANQYWFRVSLTVICCLATICLGVHQSYVWFSVSACLLILSIIWQVRLYRLHIKQVLFMIDALENNDSAFRFPEESGTPESKQINRALNRVGHILYNVKAETAQQEKYYKLILDFVSTGLLVLNDNGAVYQKNKEALRLLGLNVFTHVRQLSKVDATLMEKIESCCSGDKLQVVFHNERGTVNLSIRVSEINVHKEHLRILALNDINIELDEKEIDSWIRLTRVLTHEIMNSVTPITSLSDTLLSMVEDKDEEISHGLQTISATGKGLLAFVESYRKFTRIPTPEPSLFYLKAFIERMVELARHQNPCDHITFHTKIDPADLILHADENLISQVVINLLKNAIQAIGDQPDGQIDIQVYCNETEEVLIEIKNNGPVIPPEIVEHIFIPFFTTKEGGSGIGLSISRQIMRLSGGSLTLLPDNKETKFILKFK is encoded by the coding sequence ATGAACCGGATTCTACAACAAGTAGCCAACCAATATTGGTTCAGGGTATCACTGACGGTCATTTGCTGTCTGGCGACTATCTGTTTGGGCGTGCATCAGTCTTATGTCTGGTTCAGCGTCAGTGCCTGTCTGCTGATCTTAAGTATCATCTGGCAAGTCCGGCTTTATCGCCTGCACATCAAGCAGGTGCTCTTCATGATCGATGCGTTGGAGAATAATGACAGTGCCTTCCGTTTCCCCGAAGAGTCCGGTACTCCCGAGAGTAAACAGATCAATCGGGCACTCAATCGGGTGGGCCACATTTTATATAATGTAAAAGCGGAGACTGCCCAACAGGAAAAGTACTACAAACTGATTCTTGACTTTGTCAGCACGGGACTGCTGGTGCTCAATGATAACGGAGCGGTCTATCAGAAAAATAAAGAAGCACTCCGGCTTTTGGGACTGAATGTATTTACCCATGTCCGCCAGTTGAGTAAAGTAGATGCTACACTGATGGAGAAGATAGAAAGTTGTTGTTCCGGAGATAAGCTGCAAGTGGTGTTTCACAATGAACGGGGAACGGTCAATCTGTCTATTCGCGTGTCAGAAATCAATGTACACAAAGAACATCTGCGCATCCTTGCACTGAATGATATTAATATTGAGCTGGACGAAAAGGAGATAGATTCATGGATTCGCCTGACCCGAGTACTGACTCATGAGATCATGAACTCCGTGACTCCCATCACTTCGCTCAGCGATACGCTTCTCTCGATGGTGGAGGACAAAGACGAAGAGATCAGCCACGGACTGCAAACCATCAGTGCCACGGGAAAAGGGCTGCTTGCTTTCGTAGAATCCTACCGCAAATTCACACGGATACCGACTCCGGAACCTTCATTGTTTTACTTGAAAGCATTCATCGAACGAATGGTGGAACTTGCCCGCCATCAGAATCCTTGTGACCACATCACGTTCCATACAAAGATCGATCCTGCCGACCTGATCCTGCATGCAGATGAAAATCTGATTTCGCAAGTAGTCATAAATCTTCTGAAAAATGCGATTCAGGCAATCGGTGATCAGCCGGACGGACAAATCGACATTCAGGTTTATTGCAACGAAACGGAAGAAGTGCTGATTGAGATTAAGAATAACGGTCCCGTCATTCCACCGGAAATAGTGGAGCACATTTTTATCCCTTTCTTCACTACCAAAGAAGGAGGCAGCGGAATCGGACTAAGTATTTCGCGTCAGATCATGCGGCTTTCGGGTGGAAGCCTCACGCTGTTACCGGACAACAAGGAAACGAAATTCATATTAAAATTCAAATAA
- a CDS encoding sigma-54-dependent transcriptional regulator encodes MSKSGTIIIVDDNKGVLTAVQILLKNYFSKVVTLSSPVTLTTAIREETPEVVLLDMNFTSGINTGNEGLFWLHEIKKVRRELPVVLFTAYADIDLAIRGIKEGASDFIVKPWNNQKLVETLQAAASSAQQGRKTGNKKEPVNTPALYWGESKSMQQLRTLIEKVASTDANILITGENGTGKEMLAREIHALSNRRQQEMIAVDMGAITESLFESELFGHVKGSFTDAHTDRTGKFEAADHSTLFLDEIGNLPYHLQAKLLTAIQRRSIVRVGSNTPIPIDIRLICATNRNLQEMVDREEFREDLLYRINTIHIEIPPLRERKEDIVPLAERFIIRFCKQYDKELMKFSPAAKEKLTAHPWYGNIRELEHAIEKVVIINDGVQIPAELFQLSSRKTETSEKNISTLEEMEVQMIRKALDACAGNLSAVAAQLGITRQTLYNKMKKFGL; translated from the coding sequence ATGAGTAAATCAGGAACCATCATCATTGTAGACGATAATAAAGGGGTGCTGACAGCGGTACAAATCCTTTTAAAAAACTACTTTTCGAAAGTCGTCACACTGTCGTCACCGGTCACACTGACCACTGCGATACGAGAGGAAACACCGGAAGTGGTACTATTAGATATGAATTTCACTTCGGGCATCAATACCGGCAATGAAGGATTGTTCTGGCTGCACGAAATAAAGAAAGTACGACGGGAGCTTCCTGTCGTACTTTTTACTGCTTATGCGGATATTGATCTCGCTATCCGGGGAATCAAAGAAGGTGCTTCGGACTTTATCGTCAAGCCCTGGAATAATCAGAAACTGGTAGAAACACTACAGGCTGCCGCCTCATCCGCACAGCAAGGACGTAAGACAGGAAACAAAAAGGAACCGGTCAACACTCCGGCACTCTATTGGGGAGAAAGCAAGTCTATGCAACAACTCCGAACACTGATCGAAAAGGTAGCCTCCACAGACGCCAATATCCTGATTACCGGTGAAAACGGAACAGGAAAAGAAATGCTTGCCCGTGAAATTCACGCTCTTTCCAACCGCAGGCAACAGGAAATGATTGCTGTGGACATGGGAGCAATCACCGAATCTTTATTTGAAAGCGAACTCTTCGGGCATGTGAAAGGCTCTTTTACCGATGCGCATACCGACCGGACAGGAAAGTTTGAGGCTGCCGATCACAGCACATTGTTTCTGGATGAAATAGGAAACCTCCCCTATCACCTGCAAGCCAAACTATTGACGGCTATCCAACGAAGAAGTATCGTGCGAGTGGGAAGTAACACTCCGATTCCTATTGACATCCGTCTGATATGCGCCACCAACCGGAATTTGCAGGAAATGGTAGACCGGGAAGAGTTTCGGGAAGACTTACTCTACCGTATCAACACCATTCATATAGAAATCCCTCCTTTGAGGGAACGGAAAGAAGATATTGTCCCTCTTGCCGAAAGATTTATCATCCGCTTCTGCAAGCAATATGATAAGGAACTGATGAAATTCAGTCCGGCAGCGAAGGAAAAGCTTACCGCACATCCCTGGTACGGCAATATCCGCGAATTGGAGCACGCAATCGAAAAGGTGGTCATCATTAACGACGGGGTGCAAATCCCTGCGGAATTGTTCCAGTTATCCTCCCGAAAGACAGAAACTTCCGAGAAGAATATTTCCACCTTGGAAGAGATGGAAGTACAAATGATACGGAAAGCGCTGGATGCTTGTGCAGGAAATCTTTCGGCAGTAGCTGCGCAACTGGGAATTACCCGACAGACTCTCTATAACAAGATGAAAAAATTCGGATTATGA
- a CDS encoding metallophosphoesterase family protein translates to MVNKNLYTLLVCLLLAGCDLIDYHPYDVRISGETDVNAHNIEQIEAKCKGKTTIRFITMGDSQRWYDETEDFVKEVNKRDDIDFVIHGGDMSDFGLTKEFLWQRDIMNGLKVPYVVLIGNHDCLGTGAETYQAVFGPTNFSFIAGNVKFVCLNTNALEYDYSEPIPNFGFMEQELTDRADEFEKTVVSMHAHPFADVFNDNVAKPFQYYITQYPGLQFCTAAHNHGFDDRILFDDDVHYIVSDCMKSRSYLVFTITPEKYEYELVEY, encoded by the coding sequence ATGGTAAACAAGAATTTATACACTCTCCTGGTCTGCCTGCTTCTGGCCGGATGCGATCTGATAGACTACCACCCCTACGATGTACGTATCAGTGGAGAGACAGACGTAAATGCTCATAACATTGAACAAATAGAAGCTAAGTGCAAAGGAAAGACAACCATCCGTTTTATCACGATGGGCGATTCGCAGCGATGGTATGATGAGACAGAAGACTTTGTAAAAGAGGTCAATAAGAGAGATGATATCGATTTCGTCATTCACGGAGGAGATATGAGTGACTTCGGGCTGACCAAAGAGTTTCTTTGGCAGCGGGACATCATGAACGGACTGAAAGTGCCTTATGTCGTCCTTATCGGGAATCATGACTGTCTGGGTACCGGAGCAGAAACTTATCAGGCTGTTTTCGGACCTACCAACTTCTCATTCATTGCGGGCAATGTGAAATTCGTCTGCCTTAATACCAATGCGCTGGAATATGATTATTCGGAGCCTATTCCCAATTTCGGTTTTATGGAACAGGAACTGACGGACAGGGCGGATGAGTTTGAAAAAACCGTAGTCAGCATGCATGCACATCCTTTTGCAGATGTGTTCAATGATAATGTGGCGAAGCCGTTCCAGTACTACATCACCCAATATCCGGGACTACAGTTCTGCACGGCCGCCCATAATCACGGATTCGATGACAGAATCCTTTTTGATGACGATGTGCATTATATTGTCAGCGACTGCATGAAAAGTCGCAGTTATCTGGTATTTACTATAACCCCGGAAAAATACGAATATGAACTGGTTGAATACTAA
- a CDS encoding ABC transporter permease — MRQIYYVIRTLLRGRSSNVVKVISLGLGLTMSILLFARVAFEQSFDKCFKDYENLYQVFSIFTMNGEQLEPQDQNCGPVAGAILENFPKEVEAATSYCLWVNDPLYHGSVRFEVRKLAADSLFFQTMGIEVLSGTPVKDLAQKDVVYLSDRLARKMFDTENPIGKVISYSKEIELTVKGTYADIPENATVRPEAVISLPSIWSRKWGNYSWRGGDSWLAFIRFRPGADKSVVNARIDAMIQKYRPAEDQKVVGYTAFVKPIRDVYRDNKDVRRMRNIMTILGITILFIASLNYVLISVSSLSYRAKAVGVHKCNGAGNMTILSMFLWETAIIILFALILMGLILLNFQDFFEDTAAVKLSALFSLDRIWVPLLTVAVLFVVGGVLPGRLFARIPVTQVFRRYTEGKKGWKRPLLFIQFAGVAFICGLMYVVMMQYYYILNKDLGYNPKRVVVANASFGEEEKGNYALNVFRNMPYVESVSSATYHPVYGYSGTIINDESGQSLFSSRYCSVPDDYPKMMGMVLKEGRMPRGDDETVVNETFAEWMHWGNNILNRTVYNSGYVCKVVGVMKDYRIGSFTSPQQPLLLMHTKRFGDCIHVRLKEPFAENLLKLNKEMESAFPDKTIEFRSMQQMIKENYNSVRVFSNATMLAAITMFFVMLMGLIGYTTDEVRRRSKEIAIRKVNGSEATGILELLVKDVLYVAVVAVLIGVVAAWYVNGMWMDLFAEHVPLSWAAYLLIAIANLAVIVACVLWKSWKIANENPVNSIKSE, encoded by the coding sequence ATGAGACAAATCTATTATGTCATTCGAACTTTGCTGCGGGGGCGTAGTTCCAATGTTGTCAAGGTCATTTCTTTAGGGCTTGGGCTGACAATGAGTATTTTATTATTTGCCCGCGTGGCTTTTGAGCAGAGCTTTGATAAATGCTTTAAGGATTATGAAAACTTATATCAAGTCTTTTCCATCTTTACGATGAATGGCGAACAACTCGAACCGCAGGATCAAAATTGCGGACCGGTAGCGGGTGCAATTCTTGAAAACTTTCCCAAAGAAGTGGAGGCGGCTACCAGTTACTGCCTTTGGGTGAATGATCCTCTCTATCATGGTAGTGTCCGTTTTGAAGTCAGAAAGCTGGCGGCAGATTCCCTCTTTTTCCAGACGATGGGAATCGAGGTCTTAAGCGGAACTCCGGTGAAAGATTTAGCCCAAAAAGATGTAGTTTACCTGAGTGACCGTTTGGCACGAAAGATGTTCGACACAGAGAATCCGATAGGCAAGGTTATCTCATACAGTAAGGAGATAGAACTTACGGTAAAAGGCACCTATGCTGATATACCGGAGAATGCGACGGTAAGGCCTGAAGCGGTGATTTCTCTGCCGTCGATATGGAGCCGCAAATGGGGAAATTACTCATGGAGAGGCGGCGACAGCTGGCTGGCGTTCATCCGTTTTCGTCCCGGAGCCGATAAGTCGGTAGTGAATGCCCGGATAGACGCAATGATACAGAAGTATCGTCCTGCGGAAGATCAAAAAGTGGTTGGATATACCGCTTTTGTAAAGCCCATCCGTGATGTATACCGTGACAATAAAGATGTAAGGCGGATGCGGAACATCATGACTATTCTGGGTATTACTATTCTTTTCATCGCTTCATTGAATTATGTGTTGATTTCTGTTTCATCACTTTCCTATCGGGCGAAAGCGGTCGGTGTGCATAAATGCAATGGGGCAGGAAACATGACCATATTGAGTATGTTTCTTTGGGAAACAGCGATTATCATTCTGTTTGCCCTGATCCTGATGGGATTGATCTTATTGAATTTTCAGGATTTCTTTGAAGATACGGCAGCTGTCAAGTTAAGCGCTTTGTTCAGCTTGGATCGTATTTGGGTACCTTTATTAACGGTGGCTGTACTTTTCGTTGTGGGTGGGGTATTGCCGGGACGACTGTTTGCAAGGATACCCGTTACTCAGGTATTCCGCCGATACACGGAAGGTAAAAAGGGCTGGAAACGACCGTTGCTGTTTATCCAGTTTGCCGGTGTAGCATTTATTTGCGGACTGATGTATGTGGTGATGATGCAATATTATTATATCTTGAATAAAGATTTGGGTTATAATCCAAAGCGTGTAGTGGTGGCCAATGCCAGCTTCGGTGAGGAAGAAAAAGGAAATTATGCCTTGAATGTTTTCCGGAATATGCCTTATGTGGAATCCGTGTCCAGTGCCACTTATCATCCTGTCTACGGATATAGTGGAACGATTATTAATGATGAAAGCGGACAGTCACTATTTTCATCCCGTTATTGCAGTGTTCCGGATGATTATCCGAAGATGATGGGGATGGTTCTGAAAGAGGGACGTATGCCCCGTGGTGACGATGAGACAGTCGTCAATGAGACTTTTGCCGAGTGGATGCATTGGGGAAACAATATACTGAATCGTACGGTTTATAATTCGGGATACGTATGTAAGGTAGTGGGCGTGATGAAAGATTATCGCATCGGAAGTTTTACCAGCCCGCAACAACCGTTGCTGCTTATGCACACCAAGAGGTTTGGTGATTGTATCCATGTCCGGTTGAAAGAACCTTTTGCCGAGAATCTTCTCAAACTGAATAAGGAGATGGAGAGTGCATTTCCTGATAAGACTATCGAATTTCGGTCGATGCAACAGATGATCAAAGAGAATTATAACTCTGTTCGTGTTTTCAGTAATGCTACGATGCTGGCGGCAATAACAATGTTTTTTGTGATGTTGATGGGATTGATAGGCTACACTACGGATGAGGTCCGCCGTCGTTCCAAGGAGATAGCCATACGCAAGGTGAATGGTTCTGAAGCAACCGGAATCTTGGAACTGCTGGTGAAAGATGTGCTTTATGTAGCTGTTGTTGCAGTTTTAATCGGAGTGGTAGCAGCATGGTACGTCAATGGTATGTGGATGGATTTGTTTGCCGAACATGTTCCGCTCAGTTGGGCTGCCTATCTTCTGATAGCAATTGCAAATCTGGCAGTCATTGTGGCATGTGTACTTTGGAAATCATGGAAGATTGCCAATGAAAACCCGGTCAATAGTATAAAGAGCGAATAA
- a CDS encoding ABC transporter ATP-binding protein, producing the protein MIQIENISKVFRTTEVETVALNHVNLEVKEGEFVAIMGPSGCGKSTLLNILGLLDNPTEGSYRLLGEEVAGLKEKERTGVRKGKLGFVFQSFNLIDELNVFENVELPLTYLGIKSSERRRMVEDILKRMNISHRAKHFPQQLSGGQQQRVAIARAVVTNPKLILADEPTGNLDSKNGAEVMNLLTELNKEGTTIIMVTHSQHDASFAHRTVHLFDGSVVASVTA; encoded by the coding sequence ATGATACAGATTGAAAACATTAGTAAAGTATTCCGTACTACCGAAGTAGAGACAGTCGCATTAAATCACGTGAACCTTGAAGTAAAGGAAGGAGAGTTTGTTGCCATTATGGGACCTTCGGGCTGTGGCAAGTCCACCTTACTGAATATTCTTGGTTTATTGGATAACCCAACCGAAGGTTCTTACCGATTATTGGGAGAAGAAGTTGCCGGACTGAAAGAAAAGGAACGTACCGGCGTCCGCAAAGGCAAACTGGGCTTTGTATTTCAGAGTTTTAACCTGATAGACGAACTGAATGTCTTTGAGAATGTAGAACTTCCGCTGACCTATCTTGGTATCAAATCTTCCGAACGCCGCCGCATGGTAGAAGACATCTTGAAAAGGATGAATATCAGCCACCGTGCCAAACACTTCCCGCAACAACTTTCCGGCGGTCAGCAACAACGTGTGGCAATTGCCCGTGCGGTAGTGACTAATCCAAAGCTTATCCTTGCCGATGAGCCTACCGGTAATCTGGACTCCAAGAATGGCGCGGAAGTAATGAACCTGCTGACAGAACTGAACAAGGAGGGAACCACCATTATCATGGTAACGCACTCACAGCACGATGCGAGTTTCGCACATCGTACCGTACATCTGTTTGACGGTAGTGTAGTGGCAAGTGTAACGGCATAA